The Trichocoleus sp. FACHB-46 genome includes a region encoding these proteins:
- a CDS encoding transposase, with protein sequence KSVYRQRNQVERCFNRLKQNRRIATRYEKKAENYLAMMTLASIMMCL encoded by the coding sequence ACAAGTCTGTCTATCGTCAACGGAATCAGGTGGAGCGCTGTTTCAATCGCTTGAAGCAAAACCGTCGCATTGCAACGCGCTATGAGAAAAAAGCTGAAAACTACCTTGCCATGATGACTCTAGCCTCTATCATGATGTGCCTGTAG
- a CDS encoding DUF6713 family protein, translating to MLYKNIYLANATVLLCHQIEAAYWHEWNLFALPGGIQLFVLLNIPIVLVILWGFGAVIRNSASGTIYSWVLGRVLKLQAHHDRG from the coding sequence ATGCTTTATAAAAACATCTATTTGGCTAATGCAACCGTGCTGCTCTGTCATCAAATTGAAGCAGCATATTGGCATGAATGGAATCTATTTGCACTGCCTGGTGGTATTCAGCTATTTGTATTGTTAAATATCCCCATCGTACTAGTTATTCTTTGGGGCTTCGGTGCAGTCATTCGCAACTCTGCTTCAGGTACTATCTACTCCTGGGTACTAGGGCGTGTTTTAAAACTACAGGCACATCATGATAGAGGCTAG